From Bradyrhizobium sp. 4:
CGGCCCCAGACGCGTCACCGAAGATGGCCTTGACGGACACCGAGATCGCATTGCTCGATGAACTCATCAGCGACGTCGGCAATCGACGATGTCGCCCTGGAACCCTCGCATTCTACTTGACCAAACTTGCACGATTGGGTGGCTACCTGGCCAGGGCCGCCGATCCGCCACCCGGAAATGTTGTCATCTGGCGCGGACTCTCCAGACTCACCGATATCGAACTCGGCGCCGAAATCGGAGCGGCTGGAAATGTGGGTAATTGAAAGGTCCACCGGAGGCTTACGCTCCAGCCGCACCGGACGGAGACATTCAAGCTCTCCACGAACCAAACTTCATGGCCAAAGTGCGCGACCTCTTGGGCCTTTACGTCCGGCCGCCGGAGCTCGGTGTCGCATGCGTGGATGAGAACCAGTCCGGGCCGGTGGAGCGCAGCCACCATGCTGCCGATGCGTTTCGGCCAGCCGGCCCGAAGGAACCATGAGTACAGAAGACATCGCACCACACCGCTGTTTGCCGCTCTCGACATTGCGAGCGGACGAGCCATCGGCGAGTGCTAGGGAGGTCACCGTGCTGCCAAATTCCGTCAGTTCCTCGACGAGGTCGAGGCCGCTGTGCCGCGCGACCAGGCGCTCGGTGTACTTAATGGATCCGTATTGGGCGGATTCAAACGGTCGTCGCAACACCAATTGTTTTCACTCATGACAGTAATTCGTCAAGCGCTTCTGCCGGCGTTTTCCAGCCCAGTGTCTTTCTCGGTCGGGCATTGAGGGCCGCTGCTACAGCGGATATCTCGTAGGCGCTGTGGATGCTCAGGTCTGTGCCTTTCGGAAAGTACTGCCGCAGCAACCCGTTGGTGTTCTCGTTAGTGCCGCGCTGCCAAGGGCTTTGCGGGTCGCAGAAGTAGACCTGGATACCCGCATCGATCTTGAGGGGTCGTGCTGAGCCATTTCGGCTCCTTGATCCCAAGTCAGCGTGCGACGTAGTTCTTCGGGCAAAGTGATGATGGTGCGCGAGATCGCGTCACGCACGGCTTCCGCCCCGTGTCCCGCAAGCGCAGGTCCGTTCTTCTTGCGCGGAGCTTCGCCATGACCCGCCAACCGGGGAAGGTGCAATAGCATTGTGAAGCGCGTCGTGCGTTCGACCAACGTGCCGATCGCCGAGCTGCCAAGACCGAGGATGAGGTCTCCCTCCCAATGTCCCGGCACGGCTCGATCGGCCGCTTCAGCGGGGCGCTCACTGATCATGATCTCCGGCGAGACAAAGCCCTTGCCCCGCCTGCGTACGCGCCCCCTGGGCACGCGCAACACGCGGCCGGTTCGCAAGCAGGCGGTCAGTTCGCTGCGTAGTATACCGCGGCCCTGAACGAAGAGAGCCTGATAGATGGCGTCGTGGCTGATGCGCATCGCTCTGCCGGGCGGGCAGCCCGGACCGATCCGGGAAGCTGCCTGCTGGTCGCCTGGAAGGCGCCCATTCTTTGCCATGGCTGAAGAGAATGCGCGGCGCAAGGGTGCCGGAAAGAAGGAAACAGCCGTCTTCGCCAAGCTCGTCAGCGGGGACTGGATTGGTCGCTACGACTTTTTTTCATAATAGGAGCGACCGGGTTCGTCAAAAGTTGGTCAGCCTGTGCCCTCGGCCACAAGGCCTGCCGCGACAACCGCTCGGTTCTCTACCATCCCCGTCCCAAGATTGTTCGAAGATGGGCCACTCGCGCGGGGGATGGACGTTGTGCCCGCTTGCTCAAAACCCTTCGCCGCGCCCAGCTTCTGATTTTGGACGATTGGGGATTGTCGGTATTCACCGCCGCCGAGCAGCGCGATCTACTGGAAGTCCTTGAGGACTGCCATAGCCGCGCCTCCATCATCCTGACAAGCCAACTCGCTGTGGAGACAATTGGCGGTGCTGGTTTTCGACATTTTTTGAACCTGCCACTGGCCTTATCCGGGCGAGCGCCAGCATGCCGCCTATGAAGTTGATCAGCTGTTAAAACGGCAGAAGCGATCGCGGCCCCTCAGGCATAGTAGACAAAAAAACGCGCCTCGAGACTCTCACGTGGCTTCGCATTCGGAAACGCACGACGATTGTCGAAAGCCGCATGGACAGCCTTGGGATTGCAATGCACCTCAGAATCATAGCCCTTAAACAGAATGAATTCGTCCGCTGTCATCTCCGGAAAGTAGTACCAACGGTGAGCCGGATTGAAGTGCGCGAGGCATAGCCTCAACGGGGTGTTAAGAAACGTGCGACCTTCCACTACGACAATGTCGGCATCGTCAACGGAGCGGCCATCGCAGAACGCTAAGGGAAAATCCTGCGGAGGCGGCGAGAATGCATGCCAAGTTTGAATTATCATCAATCGAGAATACGCTCGACTCGGAATGCTTTGCGATTCATCCTCAATCGCGGCAAGCATGGGGCCGGCTATCGGCGCGTAATCAATGTGAGCCAATCCATCCGGCTTCAATACTCTGGGAATGGGTCCCCCGCCGGCAGAACGAAGGATCACGCCAGATCTGCGTGGTACGACCCACGACGCATTGAAGTAATTCTTGATAAACGGAACCATTTCTTTTAGATACCTGTCGCGCATAATCTCCGGATCATGCTCCTTTGCACAGGACACCTTGTGCTTAATTAGAGTGAAACCTTCTCGGTCAAGGGATAGCTCGTTAACGATCGGGCGCGCGTTGCGGATAGTGACGTCGTAGCCGAGCCCGAGCAAGTCGAAGCTCGACAATACAACTTCGGGACCTTTTTCGTCAGATGCGCGTCGAGCGAATATGATCTTACCTGCCACCGGCTCGAACTGGTCACGGTTTACTTTTACTGTCGATGATTCCGTTGTCGGGTTTGCCATGGGTTTGTTTCCTCAGTTCTACAATGGCTTTCTCTAGTGCCAATACATAAGCGAGAGGCGACGCCGAATGGCTGCAAAATGCCGCCTCAAAGCGCGGAAACTGCGCAAATATAGGGTGGGTCGTGCTGGATTTCGACGCTGAACCGTTGCGCCTTTGCGACTCTGGCACATGGTCCACAACCGAGCAGCGGCACGTTGAAACACCGCATGTTGTTGACCCGGGCCGGATTAAGCCTACTTCACCCCGCGGCACTCCGCTTGGCAGCCCAACAGGCAGATGCTCCACTTGTTTGTCGTGGCCATTTTCGAGCAGGTCCTGGCCGACGGTCGCGTCGGCTCGACGGCTCGAACTCGCCATCAGGTCATCAACGATTACGAGAAAAGACTAGCCTCTTTTCTGGGATCGATTGCGGCGAACACACCTGGGCGACAACTCCAACACTGCTGCAGACGGCGAAAACGACTGGCGTCGATCCGTTCGCCTGGCTCGCCCCAACATTTTAGCGTATCGCCAACGGCTCGCCGACCAGCCGGCAAGATGCCCTTCAGCACGCAGCCCCTTTGCCGATCCCACGCAAATTCCAAAGCGTTCCATGCACTTTCATTTTGCCATCCGATGACGAGGAACCGTATTTCCGGCAAGCCAGGCGTTTGCACGCGAACCAGTCCACTCTCGCCGTCGCCGGTCTTGCAGCGCGTCCGATTGAGCGACACGGCGAACTTTCGATGAGGCCAATGACAATGGGTGCCATATTCCCCGGATATCGGCCTATCTTAACGTGAGCCACACGGAACCTCCGTGTGCCGGCGGCCGGTCCAGTGGATGAGCGGAACCGTTGGCGTTCTCATCGAGATCGCAAACAATCTCGGACCACGGTGTGAACCAGTCGCTGCTTGGTGCGTGTGTCCGTCGGCGGTATATTCCAAACGCGCGGCAGATCAAAGTTGCGGAAGCAAACCCGGTCGATCTTGGGACTGTTTGCCGATGCGGCGTGCAGCTCCTTGATTCGTGCCTCAAACTTGGCAACCCGCTCCAAGTCGCATTCCAGCGCACTTCCGGTTCACGGGCAACATGACGCCTGGCCGGATTGACAAGCTCGTATCGGCGTGCAGCCAGGCGACTGCCTAGCATGCGACTTCAAACTTCCATCGACGGCGGCAATAATCTCTCGTCGAGGTGGTCGGGTAATATCGCCGCTTCATCAGCCAGACAGGAGACATAACCGACATAACGAAACCGATCGTGTATGGTGCCTCGCATCCCGCTGATCGGCTCACGTCCAGTAAAGTGTGGGAGATAGGCCGGTCCATTGTGCCGGCGAGGTGGACGACCCTACACTGCACGGAAGATATCGACGATTTTGGTTCGCCGCGCGATGCGGCGCTGCAATCAAGATGGAAGGGGCGCGGCTATCTAGCAAGCACTTCGAGCGGCTCGGGAACCTGGAGTTTGCTCGCGCAACGCCGCGGGATTACGTGATAGGTTTCACCGCCGCATCCCTTCGCGAGCGCCGACCGATATCATACCGGGTGAATGACGAGCCTCCCCAGTGTTGGATTAGCATTACAAAAGCAACTGTAATGTTAGGGTTCAGACTCAATTGATCCAATAAGCGACGAGAGCGGCGAGGTGGACGGCGGCCAAGAAGTTTCTGGCAAGTTTGTCGTAGCGAGTAGCAACACGCCTGAAAT
This genomic window contains:
- a CDS encoding CmcJ/NvfI family oxidoreductase; translation: MANPTTESSTVKVNRDQFEPVAGKIIFARRASDEKGPEVVLSSFDLLGLGYDVTIRNARPIVNELSLDREGFTLIKHKVSCAKEHDPEIMRDRYLKEMVPFIKNYFNASWVVPRRSGVILRSAGGGPIPRVLKPDGLAHIDYAPIAGPMLAAIEDESQSIPSRAYSRLMIIQTWHAFSPPPQDFPLAFCDGRSVDDADIVVVEGRTFLNTPLRLCLAHFNPAHRWYYFPEMTADEFILFKGYDSEVHCNPKAVHAAFDNRRAFPNAKPRESLEARFFVYYA
- a CDS encoding ATP-binding protein, producing MGATGFVKSWSACALGHKACRDNRSVLYHPRPKIVRRWATRAGDGRCARLLKTLRRAQLLILDDWGLSVFTAAEQRDLLEVLEDCHSRASIILTSQLAVETIGGAGFRHFLNLPLALSGRAPACRL